One Candidatus Campbellbacteria bacterium genomic region harbors:
- a CDS encoding ATP-binding protein, with protein sequence MQKQLILFCGLPGSGKTTISRELCRITGGKLIDLDEFKKTDVDPLLVKSEIDPPEVRWTYYQKGLRAALALFATGTHTIIIDEVFHLAELRRKIANFCREQHITITWVEVRCPYDVVAQRLSSKPRIGHILSTEEALAMNRLFENIFEPFPTLSDGHIVVENTGSGRIEEVVVCILEKMHRG encoded by the coding sequence ATGCAAAAACAGTTAATACTCTTCTGTGGTCTGCCTGGAAGTGGAAAGACTACAATCTCGAGGGAGCTTTGTAGAATCACAGGGGGAAAACTCATCGATCTAGACGAGTTCAAGAAAACGGACGTGGACCCACTACTCGTGAAAAGCGAGATAGATCCGCCGGAGGTTCGATGGACCTACTACCAGAAGGGTCTGCGTGCGGCTCTTGCATTGTTTGCCACCGGCACACACACCATCATCATTGATGAAGTATTTCATCTGGCGGAACTACGGCGGAAGATAGCCAACTTCTGTCGCGAACAACACATCACAATCACTTGGGTTGAAGTACGCTGCCCGTACGATGTTGTTGCACAGCGGTTGTCATCCAAGCCTCGTATCGGGCACATCCTGTCGACCGAAGAAGCACTCGCGATGAATCGTCTGTTTGAAAACATCTTCGAACCATTTCCAACGCTCAGCGACGGACATATAGTGGTTGAGAACACAGGGTCTGGGAGGATTGAAGAAGTAGTTGTTTGTATCTTGGAAAAGATGCATCGGGGGTAA
- a CDS encoding inositol monophosphatase produces the protein MAVKAGGDVLMRYYGNVDTEFKGQGFDAASMVSRADRESEDVIVKIINANFPGHGIFGEEGTNENMSAEYVWYIDPLDGTSNFLRNIPLFGVSIGVTKDGSPVCGVLYFPALNLLVEASLGEGAYANNKQITVSERSLSQALYYSGGKYKSDHFNQIHSGLAATSGIIKIIDASSYELAQIAMGDAEIYFLDNVPHDVVAGVCIVREAGGVVTNEKGEPWTLDSKKILVTTEKLHKELLSIINKS, from the coding sequence ATGGCAGTAAAAGCAGGAGGTGATGTTTTGATGCGTTATTACGGGAATGTAGACACAGAATTTAAAGGTCAAGGGTTTGACGCTGCTTCAATGGTGAGTAGGGCAGACCGGGAATCCGAAGATGTGATTGTAAAAATCATCAATGCCAATTTTCCTGGTCATGGAATTTTTGGAGAGGAAGGGACCAACGAGAATATGTCTGCTGAGTATGTGTGGTACATAGACCCACTCGATGGTACTTCTAATTTTCTCAGAAACATTCCCCTTTTTGGTGTGTCGATTGGTGTGACAAAAGATGGTAGCCCAGTGTGTGGGGTGCTCTATTTTCCTGCTCTCAATTTACTCGTCGAGGCGTCTTTGGGGGAGGGTGCATATGCAAACAACAAGCAGATTACAGTTTCGGAGAGGAGTCTCTCACAGGCCCTTTATTATTCGGGTGGAAAATATAAATCGGACCATTTTAATCAGATACACTCAGGCCTTGCTGCTACATCTGGAATCATAAAAATTATTGACGCGAGTAGCTATGAATTGGCGCAAATTGCCATGGGGGATGCTGAAATCTATTTTTTGGATAATGTTCCGCACGACGTGGTGGCGGGGGTGTGTATTGTGCGTGAGGCTGGTGGTGTAGTTACAAATGAAAAAGGGGAACCCTGGACACTTGATTCAAAAAAGATTCTTGTGACTACGGAAAAATTACACAAGGAATTGCTGTCGATCATTAATAAATCTTAA
- a CDS encoding DUF2914 domain-containing protein has translation MRETFHKVKNYLEQHERPLSAVALVFGFIMDSLTLSRIDLLSNQLVLFVYLCIVGFCIIVLALQEARVAQHKVLQWAVTVAPLTMQVVFGGLFSALVVFYFRSASFSASWPFMLFLVGMLIGNETFRARYERMVFRVSIFFIALLSFSVLLVPVILHSIGVFQFLVSVCISIILVYCFIILLTFFSREHVYEVRHVLMQSIGMVTIVYMIAYATNIIPPVPLALKDFSVAHSVVRVDDGYRLSVEPHTLSDYIRLSEIYHRTPAEPVYVWTSVFAPTKLSTAIVHNWQYKEGNTWKTMSSVSFPITGGSDGGYRGYSMKENLQAGSWRVSVETARGQVIGRVRFDIVDVGTTEAQTLIEK, from the coding sequence ATGCGCGAAACGTTTCATAAAGTAAAAAACTACCTTGAACAGCATGAGCGACCTCTGTCGGCCGTTGCGCTTGTGTTTGGTTTTATTATGGACTCACTCACGCTCAGTCGTATAGATCTCTTATCAAACCAACTTGTTCTCTTTGTGTATCTCTGTATTGTTGGTTTTTGTATCATCGTTCTCGCACTACAAGAAGCACGGGTTGCTCAGCACAAGGTATTGCAGTGGGCCGTTACAGTTGCACCGCTCACAATGCAGGTGGTATTCGGTGGTTTGTTTAGCGCACTGGTCGTGTTCTACTTCCGCAGTGCCTCGTTTTCTGCAAGTTGGCCATTCATGTTATTTCTTGTAGGAATGCTTATCGGAAATGAAACATTCCGCGCACGATATGAGCGGATGGTGTTTCGTGTGAGTATCTTCTTCATTGCACTCCTTTCGTTTAGTGTGCTTCTTGTGCCTGTTATTCTGCACTCAATTGGAGTGTTTCAATTTTTGGTGAGTGTGTGTATCAGTATTATTCTTGTCTACTGTTTCATCATACTACTCACGTTTTTTTCACGAGAACATGTGTATGAAGTTCGCCATGTGCTCATGCAGAGCATTGGTATGGTCACGATTGTGTATATGATTGCATACGCTACTAATATCATTCCTCCCGTACCACTCGCATTGAAAGATTTTTCCGTAGCACATAGTGTGGTTCGTGTTGACGACGGGTACAGACTTTCCGTTGAACCACACACTCTTTCTGACTACATTCGATTATCTGAAATATACCACCGTACACCTGCAGAACCTGTGTATGTATGGACGTCGGTATTTGCTCCCACAAAGCTTTCCACGGCAATCGTTCACAACTGGCAATACAAAGAAGGAAACACGTGGAAAACAATGAGCAGTGTCTCGTTCCCGATTACTGGTGGAAGTGATGGTGGCTATCGAGGATATTCCATGAAGGAAAATCTTCAAGCGGGTAGTTGGCGTGTGTCGGTTGAAACTGCACGTGGCCAAGTCATTGGTCGTGTACGTTTTGATATTGTTGATGTTGGAACAACCGAAGCACAGACGCTTATTGAAAAGTAA
- the rplS gene encoding 50S ribosomal protein L19, producing MAQKATKISPVNMDERKALPLRAGDTVRVWVKVEEKGKVRLQAFEGTILGRKGGTTPGATFTVRRVSGGYGVEKIFPLYSPAIDKIEITRRVKTRRAKLYHIRDKAAREIRRQMRKMHTVNISTGNAKEEIADEVVAEETTTQETAA from the coding sequence ATGGCACAAAAAGCAACAAAAATATCACCGGTAAACATGGACGAACGAAAGGCACTCCCTCTCCGGGCGGGTGATACTGTTCGTGTGTGGGTTAAGGTTGAGGAAAAGGGAAAAGTACGTCTTCAGGCATTTGAGGGTACTATTCTTGGCCGAAAAGGTGGCACAACACCAGGAGCAACATTTACTGTTCGCCGAGTATCTGGCGGATACGGTGTTGAGAAAATTTTTCCACTTTACTCTCCTGCAATTGATAAAATTGAGATTACTCGTCGTGTAAAAACACGTCGTGCAAAGCTCTATCACATCCGTGACAAGGCAGCACGTGAGATTCGCCGACAGATGCGTAAAATGCACACCGTCAATATTTCAACAGGAAATGCAAAGGAAGAAATCGCAGACGAAGTGGTTGCAGAAGAAACAACAACTCAAGAAACAGCGGCATAA
- a CDS encoding RluA family pseudouridine synthase: MNIKILYEDDDVVFVNKPSGVMVHEDGYTKGQTLTDWVIEQYPESATVGEPQMLSNGMMVDRPGIVHRLDTDTSGVLVIAKTEDAFVHLKCVFQEREATKIYRAFVYGIVKKETDVINRPIGKSRTDPRLWSAQRGARGVMRDAITQYNVLERGAQHTYLELRPKTGRTHQIRVHLKAINHPVLCDRLYAPKQERALGFERLALHACSLSLILPSGKQITVEAPLPPDFVQAEKLLKKEEK; encoded by the coding sequence ATGAACATAAAAATTCTATACGAAGACGACGATGTTGTATTCGTCAACAAACCGAGTGGTGTCATGGTGCATGAAGATGGGTATACAAAAGGGCAAACACTTACCGATTGGGTGATTGAACAGTATCCAGAAAGTGCAACGGTAGGTGAACCACAAATGCTTTCAAACGGCATGATGGTGGATAGACCTGGTATTGTGCACCGTCTTGATACCGATACATCTGGTGTACTTGTGATTGCAAAAACAGAGGATGCATTCGTGCATCTTAAGTGTGTTTTTCAAGAACGAGAGGCAACAAAAATCTACCGTGCGTTTGTGTACGGTATTGTAAAAAAAGAAACAGATGTCATTAATCGTCCGATTGGAAAAAGTAGAACTGATCCACGTTTGTGGTCTGCACAACGAGGTGCGCGCGGTGTTATGCGTGACGCAATAACACAATACAACGTACTGGAACGTGGGGCGCAACATACCTATCTTGAATTACGTCCAAAAACAGGACGTACACACCAAATTCGTGTACACCTCAAGGCAATTAATCATCCCGTGCTCTGTGATCGTCTCTATGCACCAAAACAAGAAAGGGCACTCGGCTTTGAGCGTCTTGCGCTGCACGCATGTTCGCTCTCACTCATCCTTCCTTCAGGTAAACAGATAACTGTGGAGGCTCCGTTGCCACCTGATTTTGTCCAAGCGGAGAAACTTCTCAAAAAAGAGGAAAAGTAG
- a CDS encoding acylphosphatase, whose protein sequence is MHEIEVLVLGKVQNVGFREFVKRHASALWLQGFVQNQGVGELKVVAQGPEDKLKRLVEHLHKGPFLAHVRDVQVEWREATEKLTEFSIQ, encoded by the coding sequence ATGCATGAAATAGAGGTATTGGTGTTAGGGAAGGTCCAGAATGTTGGATTCCGAGAATTTGTTAAAAGGCACGCAAGTGCCCTCTGGCTTCAAGGCTTTGTACAGAATCAAGGTGTTGGAGAATTAAAGGTTGTGGCACAGGGACCAGAAGACAAGCTCAAACGACTCGTTGAGCACCTGCACAAAGGTCCATTTCTTGCGCATGTTCGAGATGTACAGGTAGAATGGAGAGAAGCAACAGAAAAACTTACAGAGTTTTCTATACAGTAA
- a CDS encoding PilN domain-containing protein → MINLLPIKNQRTVAWEHRRRILLVVLVFGICSLVLLGLFLVPSWIVTTSAIGGLKDQLAATKTLVDLQRKQSGTEVLTDLQDRSDLLQGVLSQRSLTSILQDVMPRIPTGVSVHNISYGAKGAEVAVTLTGRAQTRTALIALGDSLRSSPLFSRVDVPVSSLARSADIDFVITLVLTAIGNPIEYLESSTTTATSSSVRTVSTLTSSTTQGTLGGTTSPEVQRITP, encoded by the coding sequence GTGATTAATTTGCTCCCAATAAAAAATCAACGCACTGTTGCATGGGAACACCGGAGAAGAATTCTTTTGGTGGTGTTAGTGTTTGGTATTTGTTCACTTGTGCTTCTGGGTCTTTTTTTGGTTCCTTCGTGGATAGTCACCACATCAGCTATTGGTGGTTTAAAAGACCAGCTTGCTGCGACAAAAACACTTGTTGATTTACAGCGTAAGCAGAGTGGCACAGAGGTACTTACTGATTTACAGGATCGCTCCGACTTATTGCAAGGCGTGCTTTCTCAGAGGTCTCTCACATCTATTTTACAAGATGTTATGCCCCGTATTCCTACAGGCGTTTCTGTGCACAATATATCGTATGGTGCCAAGGGGGCAGAAGTCGCAGTAACACTTACGGGGCGTGCCCAAACTCGCACGGCGCTCATTGCGCTTGGTGATTCACTTCGCTCATCACCACTTTTTTCTCGAGTAGATGTTCCGGTTTCAAGTTTGGCACGAAGTGCAGATATTGATTTTGTGATAACACTTGTACTTACTGCAATAGGAAATCCTATTGAATATCTTGAATCATCTACAACAACGGCAACATCCTCGTCGGTGCGCACAGTGAGCACTCTTACGTCGTCGACAACACAAGGGACTCTGGGTGGTACGACGTCCCCTGAGGTGCAGCGTATAACACCATGA